Genomic segment of Hydractinia symbiolongicarpus strain clone_291-10 chromosome 5, HSymV2.1, whole genome shotgun sequence:
TTTCAAGTTTCTATTAAAAGCGATGTCCTTTGAAGTTATGCGAGTTGCAAAGTTCATTGGATACACACAGATTTGCGGCACACTtgtgtttgttttataaaagtTATTCAAATACATTATCCCTGAAAGCTGGGGTCTAAGTGGCTTCTGAATTTTATTAGCCAATCACCTTTAGAGTATATGTAAACATTAAAAGCGTGAAAAAAATACATGCGCCTTGGTAACACCGTTATAACTATGGCACAGTTAATGTTGAAGAAAacgaaaaagaataataaatgtGACATTTTTGATGTGAACATGAAGTGAAGAAAggaaagtttttataaaatggTGTACTTAAGTTGTGCAGAGGATTTCTCGAAACAAGTACACGATGTTGCAATGAAACTCtaaaataagtatttttgttttcagaCCATTAAATATTAAGACTAActaatctttttttacttcgTTTACTCTTTTATAAAGACTGCAATCTTAGTTTTTGTGCACCTTAATTTTCCAGTCActctcacaattttttttatctggaagtaaatatattttgtttataaagttggtttttttgtaatttagctACAAACATCTGCATAACATCTTTGAATGCAGAATTTCTTTTTGCATCACACATGGTTTCAATAGTTCTAAAGAAGATGATCTCCTCTTCTTTTATACCTCTATGATTTGACCAAGCGACATGgtgaaatacattttttttattcccattttaaaaaatgaatatacTAATTCAACGATAGTCAAAAATGTGTCCGTTAATTAAAGTGTCTGTCAATTGCTTGTCCGCTTTTGAGCAAGTTTTCTATGGGACTTTGACCAGAATTCGGCCGGTGTAATGAAATCTGTCCGGTAATCAGAGGTTTTGGAGTGTCTGTTAGTTAAAAAGAATACTGTATGTTCCTCTGAGTTGTATTAACATTGCAACACTAAAAGAAtaggcaaaaaatcaaaaaaactgtATCAGCGTATTTTACGCCGTCACGAGGTTCCATTGTGCTTGAGGGCAAACTAAAGGGAATCACATACAAATCACATATAAAGACCATCTTTGTGGCCAACTAGAACTGTATCTATTGCAGAAATATTTACATATATTTATTACGAGACATAGCAAGAgatattttctaaatttttctttcGCAAATATTAATTTCTCGAACctgcacaatttttaaaaaaatatcgatttaaaaatatttcaggtCCCTTGACCTTGCGAAAACACTAAGTACACtaacaaacaaaccaaaaaattgttaaatcggactttttaaattttaataaccgTATGACTTACTGCTTCAACTATTGTCCTTGATCTGATATATTTTAAGCTGTGTTGATTCTGAATGCTTGTGCAAACGCAAAACGGGGGCGATTTGAACCGATTTGTGGGTTGAGATTAAGTGATATATTATACGCTGCAGCGGTTTCAGTGcttataaaaatattgcatattttttcttttcagaatACAAGGCTGTTGAGAACgtgtataataaaaaagattgtTATCTTGACGGAAATAGTTTATGGAAAATAAGAAAAGATGTTCGTcggcaaaattttatttaaaaaaggttttgttaCATAACATGCCATAAACCGAATGTTTTATGGCAAGTATTTACTTTTCTTCCCTTCTCACATGCAAAGAAACCTTAATATAATCACGACAATATTAAAATAGAATATGTAATATCCTGACTGGTTGAATTCTTCTTATCGGAGTTTTATTCCTAAACGGCTGCGTTCTCCATTTTCATTTCGATGTTGTCATTAGTATCACCTTTTTTAGTACGACTCCCACGATACTTGATATCAGCTGCTGCTACGTGTTTTCCTAGGACATGGTTCCCTTCATTAGGTATGGTATCTTCAACAATATTATGCTCGACTTGATCAGAGCCCAACAGCTCTTGTTCGTACGACATTCGAATTCCAATCGTGTATTTCAAGATGAAGAACTGTTAAtaaatgcaattttttaaaaaataaatgtgaaAGAACAGAGAAAACACAACTAAAAAATGAACTAAGATATCGCATACCACGATTGCAGTAAGTCCGCCTGACCAAACAGAGATTGCCATGGCACCAGCAATGTTATAAGCCAACAGCTTGCCAGAGCCACCTTTAAAGAGACCATCTTCAATGACAAGGTCGAACGGACtagtcttttttgcaaacaaccCAACGCATATCATACTCCAAAGTCCAGAAGCCCAATGTACACCAAAACAACCCACTGGATCATCGACTTTAAGTGCGTTAAGAAGAGCTATCactaaaaagtaaatatttttattttttttattctctccaataatattaataactatTCGTTAGCCAATGAAAAAATTCACACCTTTAACGGTCCTTATATGcattttgtgcatttttgtCCGCCTATTAGCATGAATGCGATGCTATTATTTTGAACAGAATACGGGTTTACTAACTGAACTAATATCATGCGTGCGTGTCTATGTGTTCGTTTGAGATCTTTACGGCTGAATAAAAAGATTATGGGGAAAGGACTGTCTAAATCTGTAATAATATGAACAACCTTTACCTCCGTTAGCTATCATTCCGCCAATAAAACCTATAACAATAGATTCCCATGGTGATATTACCGACGCACATGCGGTAATTGCAACTAATCCACCTAAAACACCAGATACAAATTGCGGTATGTCCAATACATAATGCCGTTTGCAATACAAACTTATACAAAGCAGAACAGCGGAAAATCCTCCAGCAATCGCCCCATTCATTGTAACTACAGCAACTCGACTTGCTACCTTCCATAGtcctaaaattttaacaaaaaaatatttttaacaaattatgcAGATTAAAAGGCTTTTGTGGAAAGGGAGCTACCTGCATTCTTGCCAGGGTTTAATAAATTAATATACCTCCAGTTACTGCAAATGTCGAACCACAGTTAAAACCGATCCAACCCCACCATAGAAAAAAAGTTCCTAAAACAACGTTGGTGGGACTTGCCATTCCAAATGACCTTTTTTCTTCGCTCTGATCAAACCTGCCGCGTCTTGGACCAAGTATTATGGCAGCTACTAAAGCTGCTGCACCACCGGACATGTGTACTACAGAAGACCCAGCGAAGTCGTACGCTCCGTTTGTTGCAAGCCATCCATCTGAACTCCACATCCAATGTGCCGGGAAAACATAAATGAGGCCAGTATTGATGATGGCAAATATAATATATGACGTAAGGTGAATTCTTTCTGCTACAGCGCCTAGATTAAATTGATGCTTGTCAGTTTTCACCCTACATTAAGGATGTGCGATAGTTAAAAAGCTGGGATTCGAAATTGCTCTCGTGTCGGCTTTGTGCGACCTTCCAATTTAAATTGGTAGGTAAAAATAAGAACTACCTAATATGGTATTCCTTCAAGAAGAAGCCCGTTAAATATTTCCTCCTagatatctcttataataatatagaaactgtgtgtgtctgtctgtaacaggcacaagagataaatgtttttttcttctgtaaCACTGACATGCGCAGCGCATCCTACTGAAGGCAGCTAGATAGagctagccttatttattcttattctttttaaaaattcattaagTTTGGTGTATTatcattatatttttatgtcAGCTAGCTCTGACTAAAAGGCTACAcattttattactgttatgaaaACCTGTTCCGGCAAATAAAACTGctgtgcaattttttttagttggaCAGGGTAACGACGggctgtttttatttaaaccgaagcttttgacgaacggttgaaaagatattggggtttaaaggtactttgataacgtcatcaacccgtctgtTCAAAACCGGTTGATTCAGCTTTAAGAAATTGGTCCTATTTTGGTCCCAGgtgatccctagttacccatgcaggAGATGACGTAAGTTATTTCCTCGTTtcaaagttatttggcctctcaAACTTAAAGTACAATGCAATGCACTAAAACGTGCAAACCATTGACGTAGTACCGTAACGTCTAAGCAGTTCACAAGTaagtcatatattttttttgcggcatcaaagaaaaatgcacCGTGGCGAAATTGCCCCTCACCGGAGGAtatcccgaaacgtcgcctactaaactatcatgttcaagaaatgataaacttcccATAGTAATATgtatactgaacagacaaaccgaaataatatcttcaacaaAATGATTATggttaattatacaaaaaaattcttacgTATCTAAAAAACTCTGAGCGCTTGCCGCTCTGAACGCTTGCCGCttataaaagttttgtttacgaCTTTAATTtcctatttaaattttattatacattaGATATTTCTCTTAGCACCTGGActgttcttttgttttgtttacacgaGGACCTTCACGCTGATTGGAAGAAATTACATTTTGTAATACTTACCAGAAACAATAGTCGTTGCTGTTGTAGCaaatgaaagttgaaaaaaatactgCGTGTACACGTGTGCTTCATTGTTCAAATCGACGTCCGTAAGGAAATAACCTTCGCCCGACATCTTAGCAGAGTCCTTCGTGTTTGGTCCAAAACTAAATCCAAAACCGATAAACCAGTACGCTAAACCGCCCAGTGTTACATCTAACATGTTTTTTACAATCACGTTTGCTTCACTTCTTCTTGATACCATTCCTGAAATTTTAACAAGACATTGTTAGTCATAGCAATGGCCTTACTTATCATTTTTTGCGACATAAATAGGACTAATGAGGAAATGGCTGAGAAAAAGCCTTAAGGTGAATCCGACAACAAAATAAGGCATTCTTGGCATAAGTATTTCcgcatatttctaaaaaaaatatttgagtaAACAAGAcggtttgttttgaaaatatgccTTTTCTGctacaaacataaaaatttatataaagtaGTTGAAGCTGTGAAGTAGTTCACTTCAGTTTTCATTGCCTATCCCATCACCACTATCCCAACAAGCAAACCGACACTTATCAATATGTATTTAATTTACCTGATTCAAATAAACCAAAACCAGATTGCATGGTAAATATTATAAAAGATGATATAATTATCCACAAGGCATCAGTACCTTCTTCATCAACTTTGCCTCCAAATGGATTGCTCATATTCGTCATTtaaaattgaataaataaattcagCTACGGGTTTCGTGATAACGTTTTGTTACTTTCATGAGCGATGTAAGATTAAAACAAGTAAACATGTATAGCTACGTGGCACAACGTAGtaaaaagaatttgaaaaattttttttttgtaatacaataattataaatatttgtcactattttattttctatagcTTTTTAACACCTTGGAGAATTATATTTAGTTACAATTTACGGaatttattaatatttaataaCTTAACACCTTGTTTTTTACCCCCTTTCTTaactgagaattttttttttaattttccttttcATTTGCTCGTTAATGGCTGCCTTGCGTACAATTAATTAAGCGGATTTTCATGTGAATGAAAAACAACCCGACAAACCGTGGCCTCTGTTTTTCCGAGTTTCCAAGATTtgttctattgtttttttagtAAGAAATGCTTTGCGCtcatatgtaaaaaaacaaaacagctcGTCTGACCGAGATCTCGACATACTGGTACCGAGTTCTCTAAGCGTGCTGTTTTGTCCCATAAGAACGCAATTCCCGAATTTAGCCTTAGCTAACCGGgctgtcttttttatttttgtgcatgattaaagttatttaatttaaaaaaaaaacatttttcgttCTGTACGGAAATAAAatcttttgtcaatttttaaaccttatatcctgttaaccctatttggtccgggGGGCGGCTTCCGCCCCCTTTGTTGGTTTTCTTTGAATAACTCTTAATGCTATGTTGCATGGCTacaatacttactgagtttcaatatttgtctattagacacctgcatgcaaaaTTTTTAGGCCTCATAACTGTCAGAGGCTTTAATATTGGCTACTACttaaaactacccctaaaaaaaAAGTGGATTTTCGGGCAAATTTTGGGAATTTTTCCTACGAtttatgtaaaaaccggaaaatatgttaaataacttttatttagctttcagaaacttcaagcagaatgtaaaaattcgctctagaactaaattaattaaattttaagcagatagtggtattttgaacaaatttcaagcttttgatgtcgtcacagaaaatgtgctgacgcaagcaaaaatttattgttaccattttgttccttttgtgatgTACTATAAGTgcgccaagtttgattcaatttggacaaccctatgaaaagttattgaggggggcgaATTCCGCCCCCGGTCATAATACGTTCGAAATACCCCGGACCTGTaagatatataaacaaactttcgTGACTTTTTTCAGCCCAATTCGCCTATGAACGTAAAATATTATCAGTCCACCTAACCGAGCCAACCTAGTTAAGCGGGCCAGTTCGCCTCATACGAGCAACCCCTAATGCCATTGCACTTCCACTGCGGGTACTCAATAGAGCCTACCATCAACCCCTGTTTGGTGCCATATGGGGCTACCGAAAATTTTGTGCTgtgaatttctttttctttctttattaaaGTAATTGACATTAGTGCTGGAAAGTATTAGTGATGACACtaacattttttgcaaaaaaaaaaaaaaaagctgcCGATTATGAAATGTTATGTTGAAGTTATgtaaagtggattatattttttacaattttttttaaaaactccacaCAGAGATATAacattactgtggaaagtttgtcatttcttgaacatgttaGTGTACCATCGTCGGGcaaaataaaatgatgttgagcatgtatttatataattgcagaggatcgaagctcataaaaattaaccaatcagaaacgagctgataattacagttaattacggtaattaacattttcggacctagatgtaggtaactacttcttctgtagggctggtaatcAATTTCTTATTAGCCCTGcagatgggagaaggatctctcgaaacgtcgcctactaaactatgataaactttccacagtaatatgaatactgaacaaacaaaccgaaataatatcttcaatagcTATAAAATTGTTCCGTTATTTAAAAACTGTGCCTTACTACAGAGAATGACGTCGGTTAAGAATTATTTAACTTCgttaagccattgcattgcactttaaaGTTGGAGGCCGAATAACTTGAGGAAACAGGTGAAAATACTAAAGGTACTAAATTAAGACCAATGTTCTAAGGCTAGGTCAACCTACCTGTTTTAAAACAGATGGGTTAATGCtgtcatcaaaaacctttataTCCTTAACATCTTTTCAACCGTTCGTCAATGGGACATAATATTAGAGGTTCAAGTCATATATAATACAGGCAGCAGTTATACGAATTCCTAAAAAAACATTGTACTTTAGGGGGTCTTTGCtgggtttttttttcaaaatccaTATATCCACTTAGCGTTCGTCGGCACATGATTATTACATTTTTCGATCAGCGTTTTTAACTtcacacaatagaggcaacaggtagataaattaaaaaaagaaacgatGTATCAGACGGGTccttgctgacatcatcaaaattctaGTGACGGTTTTTTCAACTATCCTTCTGCCTGAttcgatttttccacgggcttatcAACTAGTATCGTATATAATCTTATATACATGTATATGTGTATTATCGAAACTGATATGGAGACTGAAAGATAAATCCAAACCGTACCAACTGTCATGGAGTATCGCTGCAAGAGCATTTCCATACAAATGTGGAAGATGAAGATGTGACCTTTGCTTGTCCGAAAAAACACTCATAATAAGATCTGAACCCAAGGGACTCTTGAATAAACGAACTGAGCTCTTATCGAAATACCGACATAGAAATAAGTTTATAATAGGAAACATTAAATAACTAAGAAATTTCTTTTCCCTGTGGTAAGAAACAAACTAaatgttttaaacaactttctaAAGTTATATTTTAATTGTATCCTGATGATTGTACAAGATACATGAAActtaaagttgttaaaaagttCTTACTTGTTCAACAAATATTATAAGGCTCTGTTCTTTACATTGAGCACTCTGGAAACCAAGAAGAACCGTTTAACACATATATATGTGTATTTGTATGTTACGCAATACATGACATATATTGTCACTTTTTTCATTGACGTTTTGTGTGCCTCCCTCGGACTAACGCTTCTTTCAAACAAGTGAACATTTCTCACTTAACCTCGATGCAAATGGAAGTGTTACTGAAGTAATGCACTGCGATACAacttttgtaattttcaaaggTTCTTACCTTTTTGACATCAAGGAAGCGATAGCGGCGCTGGGACCAGTCActaaaccctggggacgagggagATGTTATAGCCTATGGTGAAGAGACACCGCCGTAATAGTTAGGAAACGGCTACTAAAAAAACGTACCATcattaattaataaaattatgGAAAACTTCAGGATAAAGTTCAATCAAACGTCAGGTCGAGTATTTTCACCAAAACCACAAAATAGTTCTCTTTCTTTCAGTAACAAGAGAAACACAATGTAATGTACGAATGTCCGGTCAGAGGAATTTGTTGAAGAGAAGACTAAATAATGATGAGGCTTCTATCGTTGATGATTGGGCTAATAACAATAATAGCAATGATAATATTAAATTTACCCAAAATTATTGTAGCTAAATTATTGATGCAAATATATACAGCACTCTCAATAAGCTTTCAATGGTAAGTTTTGTACGTTTTCTACGTATAATAAAAACCAAAGTgaatatattaaaaaggatcCATCCAAGTTGTGAGATTAACACTTTTTTATTCAATTTGTTTTTCATAACGCAGTGGTTACGATGCTAAGAATTTCGCCTTTCTTTCCACTAATTGATTACCAGGATTGTAGATAAAAACAAACGCATCTacctgttgtttgtttgtttgcttgttattAACTAAGACGAGTCATTTGAAGCCTTAATCATGTAGCGTGGTCAGACAGTCAGTTTTCGTAAATAAACACAAATACTTGATGTAACAGATTGGTTTTGTCTCTTAAAATAGATTTAGCTTTTGTTTTTGGAAAAATGGACGAAAGAATTAAACATTCGCCGGACCAAGGATAAATATAGTGAAATAGTAGCATTTATTCCCTTATAAGCAGacataatgtttattttttttccgcTATTGCCTTACTTCTGACCATACTTCTGCCACATCCCCTTCCCTCCAAACCTGaagaaagtaaaacaaaaaatttccccGTGCACTGAACGTTCAAAAATACATATGTGCGTTGCAATTAAAACTACAAAACAATAGAAACTAAATAGAACACTCTTTTGTTTAACACAATCATTCGTAgcaggttaatttttttatcaaagaaataaaatgagataaAGAGAATAAAGGTTAGCACTTAACATTGTATGTTGTCGTTTAAAATATCGACCTAAAAACAATTAAACATTGGTTGCATTTCTTCAATTTCTTCTCCCCGGTCTTGGCTTCTTGTTTTCACGTGTACAGAATTTATCAGTGGCATTATCTGGATGTGTTTTTGTGAAGCCTCTTCTGCATGTGCAAGCATATGTGCCAGGTAAATTTGTACACTTTTGCTGGCATGGTTTTGAACACTCATCCACATCTAATAATATAGAAAAGAATCACTTTATACAGATCATTATTTCTTTTCTGATCTGTAAAGATAGCAAAATGTCGTCATACGTGTCGTACATACCATTTTGACACTTATCTCCTTCGTAACCATGGTAACATCTGCAGTTGTTTGGACTTATACATGTTCCATTACCACAGCCACTCGCGCAAATCgctaaaaaatgttaatgtgCAGTACGATATTGAGATGCTTTACTAACCAGAAGTAACTTGTGTTCTTATCCTGTGGTATTATATATGTTGTCTCCCTATGTTAACcttgtaatattttttcttctggACAAACATCTGTGGCAAGTCTTGTGGTAATTCAGTATCGCATCTCGTTATGAAGAAGGGATGTCTATACAAGCATTGACAAAATTATGCAGAATCTGTTATGTAAAATATTTCCATATTAGCACTTACGTATTGAACATTGGTTACCGCTTTTTGACCAACCACTGCAACAAACATATGTATTATTGTAAGCGGGCGAAATTTGAAATTAGCTGTCTTGTCTCTTTTTCTTGTCTCATATTTTGTTCAAGATTGTAGTTGTCTGTTCTGCTTTAATGAAATCCCAAATAAAAATTACTAGTTGTTAAACTTGACGACAAAGTTGAATCCAATATATTTTTAGCGTTGTTTTTTCCTCTATGGTGATAGTAAAGGAAGTTCGTCTATTTAATCTTATTTCTTTTAGTGCACCAAAAAATGCCCATACACTGTTTCGAAGCATTTTATGATGACGAACAACGATTAAAACAAATATTGGCGGGGAAAGGGTATCCTTGAATGTTCTTATTTTATGGAAAAATTTAGattcagaataattttcaaaaaagctctttttattgtttttttcatttctgataCTTGCTtgctttttcttaaaatgcctgTTAATAACAAGAAGTGTGAATTTGTCACATGGGCTTCACAGAATGCAAGCAAAATAATACAaacataatttatatttttttttgttgagtAGAGCTTGATATTCGGCTTAATGTTTCAAATAACATCCCTCTAATTAAGCTTATGGATTATTTATGCAACGGTCTATAATCAGTAATATTGGCTGAATCGTTACTGCCCATATAAAAAATGCATTCTCAAACCTGGATACAGATTTGCGAGACCAATCAAACCAACCAGTCTTGGCTCGGTAATTTTGATAACTCACTCGGTAAAGGCATCGGCTTTGGTATGTGTTATAAGCTACAGACTTGCTGCAGACATTTacgctaaaaaataaatatatagatgGAAATCTAGTCATGGTTTTAAGAAGATCTGGTCTTGAGAATTAGTATATTcggttttgttttttcttttttgtaataTAGGTTCTAAACatacagaaattaaaaaaaaatcatgatttTGGATTGATTGGATTGAATTTCTAGTTTTAATGTTCTACACTTGTAAGTTATCTAGAAGAAACAACAAGAGAGCTGGAGCCTAGAGTACCTGAATACACTGACTCAATTTTTCATATTGGATACTTAAGGTTGAAATTCACAATAACCGCCACCACTACTTCTTAATTAGCTAACCGCTAAAAAATTAGAACACCAGAAAATTACAAATCGTACCTTAAAACAATTTAATGATATTTCTTACCCTGATGGAGTTAATTGACATGCAGCAAATGTCATACAACAGACAAGCAATAACACAACCTTCATTTTGTCATGCAAACACTGACTGGATCTAGAGGAGCGACGTTGTCAGTTtatgcatttaaaaattaatgaacCAGAACAACTTATAAAAGTCATAAGTAAGAAACAAAAGTTGCttctaagaaaatttttttgaaaaccaatAGAGATAAAACTGTCATATTGGTAATAAACTTAATAAAATTTCATTAGCATAAGTACCTCCCCCTGTCTGGAAATTTATTTCACAAAACGTCACGAGAAATAAACATCCACAATTCATTTGTCGTCAATTTTATTCCCGCCTTTTGAGTTAACATAAAAAAGATGCAAGGATTACCGCACGTATGTTATACCAATTCTCTATTTTATCATATtcttatacttttttttatttatgtactAATTTCTATAATTAGTGGAGTTCAAAACAAGCCTGAAAAGTAGTGTTTGGCAACCTTTTTCTCAGGGCTTGCTGAATTcttatattttcatatttaaacGAAACCAACTAAGTCCTAGTATTGACCGCTCACGGGACGAATTTGATTGGCCGAACGATGCTGTATAATTTTATCGgacaagtgtttttttttgcgAGTTATCGAATAAGATTTTTCTTTATCCTACTGGGTTGCACAaaagaatactttttttaaaaaaaatgtcaaaagataaaaaattttatatgtgCGGTGTCACTAAAATTGAactcacaagaccctggggatgaggttgctcGCAGTACTAATTTGCTGACTAACAAAATTCTTGATTGTTGGCGCATCTCTTAGTCAACGTAAATAGCTACCGATAAAAATACATGGGGTCCGCACACATGACCAGCCAGGTTCGGAGCTTTTTTCAGGTTCTGTCGGAATAGAAAAAAGGATTAACAAAACCTGAAGACGAGGCTGTTAGATAAACGCTTAATGATGCGcttctatttttgttttaacagaTGTCTTATGATGTCTGATGATGTGcacttttaattaaattttttggcTTCAAATCAAAGTGAAACTAGAACAATGcccattttttttgaaaaacaaacgtCAAAgacgtatattttttaaaaaaagactatGTTTTCACTATATCAGCGATTTTTCAACCTCGACCCCCGGGCTCGTTTTTTACACAAAGTATGGTTCTAGGAACGACGTTTGCAGCATGATTTTTGTGCCTGAGAGGATGTGGGCCGTTCGATTTTAAATGTGATACGAAACCTATCGGATAGTTTTCTGCAATAGAACGTCCTCTAGTGTGAATAATATTTCAACTTTATATTCCGAATATTTAGTTGGGTTACCCTTTCTTTGTATCTTGCTTGTGTAATGATAAAAGATTTACAAACATCCCAGAAGAATTAAAATTAGATTTGAGCTCTAGGGCAACCTCCAGAAGCAACTACAACTCGCCGTTTGTCCACAGAaactttcttcaattttttgtcCACAGAAATTTTCTTTTGTAGATGTTTAGTTTTTACACTAattttcatcttcattttttttatcatttgtttTTGATGATTTAGGAGGCATACTTTTAACTTTCTACTCGCTGAAAAACATTGTAAAGTATACACGTTTGAAAAGTGAGGCCATTTTAAAGTTCACTGCACTTTAAATATGGAGTTATTAATTGTGTTCGTTTTTAAGCTCATATTTTATCCGTCGCTATTGGTGCATCCTTAGCACGAAGCGGTGATTTAACATCTAGGATGtggcaatttttaaaaattataaaacttaaTCTGAACAGAGACGGTTTCAATCTATTAATTTGCTGATGTGAGAATAAGAACAGCTATCTATTGAAAGTTAATTATACCACGCATAAAATTTTGAAttcattgtttttataacttAAATTAGGTATTAAATCTTGATTCTATAATTAATACTGCATTTACACTTAAGCAAATTTATCCGGAATCATGAGTCAagttaataaaaatagaaatcgaTACGGATTGCGTTTAcactaaatttgcaaatttata
This window contains:
- the LOC130646170 gene encoding putative ammonium transporter 3 → MTNMSNPFGGKVDEEGTDALWIIISSFIIFTMQSGFGLFESGMVSRRSEANVIVKNMLDVTLGGLAYWFIGFGFSFGPNTKDSAKMSGEGYFLTDVDLNNEAHVYTQYFFQLSFATTATTIVSGAVAERIHLTSYIIFAIINTGLIYVFPAHWMWSSDGWLATNGAYDFAGSSVVHMSGGAAALVAAIILGPRRGRFDQSEEKRSFGMASPTNVVLGTFFLWWGWIGFNCGSTFAVTGGLWKVASRVAVVTMNGAIAGGFSAVLLCISLYCKRHYVLDIPQFVSGVLGGLVAITACASVISPWESIVIGFIGGMIANGVIALLNALKVDDPVGCFGVHWASGLWSMICVGLFAKKTSPFDLVIEDGLFKGGSGKLLAYNIAGAMAISVWSGGLTAIVFFILKYTIGIRMSYEQELLGSDQVEHNIVEDTIPNEGNHVLGKHVAAADIKYRGSRTKKGDTNDNIEMKMENAAV